A single window of Leclercia adecarboxylata DNA harbors:
- a CDS encoding ABC transporter substrate-binding protein: MKLKAFVVGLGLLCSFSSFAATELRYGVEAEYPPFESRNASGELEGFDIELGNAICAAAALKCSWVETSFDALIPGLVAKKFDAINSAMNITDQRRQSIDFTQPIYRIPSQLVGKTGSAVDATPEGLKGKTIGVLQGSIQETYAKEHWEKQGVTVVSYKDQNMAWGDLLNGRIDASLVMSAAGQAGFLSKPQGKGFGFIGKPVSDDTILGSGIGYGLRKGDEATKKQLDAAIDKVRADGTIDKLAKKYFPGIDVSVK, from the coding sequence ATGAAATTAAAAGCCTTCGTTGTCGGCCTGGGATTGCTGTGTTCGTTTTCGTCCTTCGCGGCAACAGAATTACGTTACGGCGTCGAAGCCGAGTATCCGCCATTTGAGAGCCGCAATGCCTCGGGTGAGCTGGAAGGGTTTGATATTGAGCTCGGCAACGCCATTTGCGCCGCCGCCGCGCTGAAATGCAGCTGGGTTGAAACCTCGTTCGACGCGCTGATCCCGGGGCTGGTGGCGAAGAAATTCGACGCCATTAACTCGGCGATGAACATTACCGATCAGCGTCGTCAGAGCATCGACTTTACCCAGCCGATCTACCGGATCCCCTCCCAACTGGTGGGCAAAACCGGCAGTGCGGTAGACGCTACGCCGGAAGGGCTGAAAGGCAAGACCATCGGCGTGCTGCAGGGCTCCATTCAGGAGACCTATGCCAAGGAGCACTGGGAAAAACAGGGCGTCACCGTGGTGTCCTATAAAGATCAGAACATGGCCTGGGGCGATCTGCTCAATGGCCGTATCGATGCCTCGCTGGTGATGTCTGCCGCCGGGCAGGCAGGCTTCCTCAGCAAGCCGCAGGGGAAGGGCTTCGGCTTTATCGGCAAACCGGTATCGGATGACACTATTCTCGGCAGCGGGATCGGCTATGGCCTGCGTAAAGGCGACGAGGCCACCAAAAAGCAGCTTGATGCAGCCATTGATAAAGTCCGCGCTGACGGCACTATCGATAAGCTGGCGAAGAAGTACTTCCCGGGTATCGATGTCAGCGTAAAATAA
- a CDS encoding pyridoxal phosphate-dependent aminotransferase, with protein MTLRTPIQPRSKLPDVGTTIFTVIGQLSAEHNAINLSQGAPNFECDPALIAGVHRAMQAGHNQYASMTGLAPLKARIADKIASLYGTQYDPASEVLITASASEGLYSAISGLVHPGDEVIYFEPSFDSYAPIVRLQGATPVAIKLTVPDFAVNWDEVRAAITSRTRMIIINTPHNPSGQVFSAADLEQLALVTRNTDIIILSDEVYEHVVFDDVPHHGMATHPGLAERSVIVSSFGKTYHVTGWRVGYCVAPAELMEEICKIHQFLMFSADTPMQYAFAEHMADPQTWLSLAAFYQRKRDLLVNLLADSPFRLLPSAGSFFLLADYSHFSDERDSEMVKRLIVDHGVATIPLSAFYTDGTDNKLIRLSFAKDEATLRAGAQALCRVTPRLGVQS; from the coding sequence ATGACGCTGCGTACCCCGATACAACCCCGTTCCAAACTGCCGGACGTTGGCACCACGATTTTTACCGTTATCGGTCAGCTTTCCGCTGAACACAATGCCATCAACCTTTCCCAGGGTGCGCCGAACTTCGAATGCGATCCGGCGCTGATTGCCGGCGTTCACCGTGCGATGCAGGCGGGTCACAACCAGTACGCGTCGATGACCGGGCTGGCGCCGCTGAAAGCGCGCATCGCCGATAAAATCGCCTCGCTGTATGGCACCCAATACGATCCCGCCAGCGAAGTGCTGATCACCGCCAGCGCCAGCGAAGGGCTCTATTCGGCCATCAGCGGGCTGGTGCATCCCGGCGACGAAGTCATCTACTTTGAACCCTCATTCGACAGCTATGCGCCGATTGTGCGCCTACAGGGCGCGACGCCGGTCGCCATCAAGCTGACCGTGCCGGATTTCGCGGTGAACTGGGATGAAGTGCGTGCCGCCATCACCTCGCGCACGCGGATGATCATCATCAACACGCCGCATAACCCGAGCGGGCAGGTCTTCTCGGCCGCCGATCTGGAGCAGCTCGCGCTCGTCACCCGTAACACCGATATCATTATTCTCTCTGACGAAGTGTACGAACACGTGGTGTTTGACGACGTGCCGCATCACGGCATGGCGACCCATCCCGGGCTGGCGGAACGCAGCGTGATCGTCTCGTCCTTCGGCAAAACCTATCACGTCACCGGCTGGCGCGTGGGCTACTGCGTGGCCCCGGCGGAGCTGATGGAGGAGATCTGCAAGATCCATCAGTTTTTAATGTTTTCTGCCGATACCCCTATGCAGTACGCTTTTGCCGAGCATATGGCCGATCCGCAAACCTGGCTGTCGCTGGCGGCATTTTACCAGCGCAAGCGCGATCTGCTGGTCAATCTGCTGGCCGATTCACCCTTCCGTCTGCTGCCGAGCGCAGGCTCGTTCTTCCTGCTGGCGGATTACAGCCACTTCAGCGACGAGCGCGACAGCGAGATGGTGAAGCGGCTGATTGTGGATCACGGCGTTGCCACTATCCCGCTGTCGGCGTTTTATACCGACGGGACAGATAACAAATTAATCCGTCTCTCTTTTGCCAAAGATGAGGCGACATTACGGGCAGGTGCGCAGGCCCTGTGTCGGGTAACACCACGCTTAGGAGTTCAGTCATGA
- a CDS encoding LysR family transcriptional regulator, translating into MSRRSFPLTAVEAFIITARHLNLTHAAKELCLTQGAVSRKIAALESWFGFPLFERHARGLRLSPQGSALLPDLRASWEHFLTVADQARAQQTVVRLKVPTCAMRWLVPRLLQVEREQPELQIALTTTNEHSVNFKTESYDAAIVFGTQLSAGDLLFEEALTPVVSPLRQGPALESLTFLHPTRDKTDWSLWLEKQTTSPPVMHKNQHFDTMDLAITAAIQGLGVAIADETLVAEDIRAGRLVRPYASSVRTGASYRLVLRESRGKAAGLAAFRECLLNPG; encoded by the coding sequence GTGTCGCGTCGCTCGTTCCCGCTTACCGCCGTTGAGGCTTTTATTATCACCGCGCGGCATCTGAATCTGACCCATGCCGCAAAAGAGCTCTGCCTCACCCAGGGGGCGGTGAGCCGCAAAATCGCCGCTCTTGAAAGCTGGTTCGGTTTTCCGCTCTTTGAACGTCACGCCCGCGGGCTGCGCCTCTCCCCCCAGGGCAGCGCCCTGCTGCCGGATCTGCGCGCCTCCTGGGAGCACTTTCTGACGGTGGCGGATCAGGCCCGCGCCCAGCAAACCGTGGTGCGTCTGAAGGTTCCCACCTGCGCCATGCGCTGGCTGGTGCCGCGGCTGCTGCAGGTGGAGCGCGAACAGCCCGAGTTACAGATTGCCCTGACCACCACCAACGAGCACAGCGTTAATTTCAAAACCGAATCCTATGATGCCGCCATTGTCTTTGGCACCCAGCTCAGCGCCGGGGATCTGCTGTTTGAAGAGGCGTTAACCCCGGTGGTCAGCCCTCTGCGCCAGGGCCCGGCGCTGGAGTCGCTTACCTTTCTGCATCCGACGCGGGATAAGACCGACTGGTCGCTGTGGCTGGAAAAACAGACCACTTCGCCGCCTGTCATGCACAAAAATCAACACTTCGACACCATGGATCTGGCGATCACCGCCGCGATTCAGGGGCTCGGGGTCGCCATTGCCGACGAGACGCTGGTGGCGGAGGATATCCGCGCCGGGCGGCTGGTGCGGCCTTACGCCAGCAGCGTCAGGACCGGCGCCAGCTACCGGCTGGTGCTGCGGGAGTCGCGGGGCAAAGCGGCCGGGCTGGCCGCCTTTCGCGAGTGTCTGCTCAATCCAGGCTGA
- a CDS encoding carboxylesterase/lipase family protein — translation MENDSSPIITTRQGALGGITDGDVQVWRAIPYAAPPVGALRWRSPQPVERWQGVRQATTFSPSSWQSSEYCQQLGGGDPGRFSEDCLYLNVWAPVQRPAPLPVMVWLHGGGFTIGAGGLPPYDGKALAQRGAILVTLNYRLGHLGFFAHPALAGEEERVVHNFALLDQIAALEWVRDNIAQFGGDPNNITLFGESAGARSVLSLLASPLALGLFHKAIIQSGYTLPDTPREQALKKGKALAAHFGLEDATAEQLRAIPPEALWPLTAPLNVSPAPINGDCVLPEPMLEVFFAARQHPVPIMVGSNSDEASVMAVFGIDLAGQIQKLRRERRLGLGLIKLLYPGIKDDAELGRQVCRDMAFTTLGFVVMQAQRRVGQPCWRYWFDYVAEAEHATYINGAWHGNEVPYVFDTLTLAEPARRYVNDNDLAFSAQVADYWVNFARHASQQCDALDGPTRWPACHHGRDVLLRIGVNKHAGFKLENRFMRARMALFKRVMKHHVSLD, via the coding sequence ATGGAAAACGACTCATCCCCGATAATCACCACGCGCCAGGGGGCGCTGGGCGGCATCACGGATGGCGATGTGCAGGTCTGGCGCGCCATTCCCTACGCCGCGCCGCCGGTGGGCGCCCTGCGCTGGCGTTCGCCGCAGCCGGTTGAGCGCTGGCAGGGCGTGCGTCAGGCCACCACTTTTTCGCCGTCGAGCTGGCAGAGCAGCGAGTACTGCCAGCAGCTGGGCGGGGGCGATCCGGGGCGTTTCTCGGAAGATTGCCTCTACCTGAACGTCTGGGCCCCGGTTCAACGCCCGGCGCCGCTGCCGGTGATGGTCTGGCTGCACGGGGGCGGCTTCACCATCGGCGCAGGCGGGCTGCCGCCCTATGACGGGAAGGCGCTGGCGCAGCGCGGCGCGATCCTGGTGACGCTGAACTACCGGCTGGGCCATCTGGGCTTTTTTGCCCATCCGGCGCTGGCAGGGGAAGAGGAGCGGGTGGTGCATAACTTTGCTCTGCTCGATCAGATTGCCGCCCTGGAGTGGGTGCGAGACAACATCGCGCAGTTTGGCGGTGACCCGAACAACATCACCCTGTTTGGTGAATCCGCCGGGGCGCGCAGCGTGCTGTCACTGCTGGCCTCGCCGCTGGCGTTGGGGCTGTTTCATAAGGCGATTATCCAGAGCGGGTATACCCTGCCGGACACGCCCCGGGAGCAGGCGCTCAAAAAAGGCAAGGCGCTGGCGGCCCATTTTGGGCTGGAAGATGCCACCGCAGAGCAGCTGCGGGCGATCCCGCCCGAGGCGCTCTGGCCGCTGACGGCCCCGCTTAACGTCTCCCCTGCGCCGATCAATGGGGATTGCGTCCTGCCGGAGCCGATGCTGGAGGTCTTTTTTGCCGCTCGTCAGCATCCGGTGCCGATCATGGTCGGCTCCAACAGCGACGAAGCCAGCGTGATGGCGGTGTTTGGTATCGATCTCGCAGGGCAGATCCAGAAGCTGCGCCGGGAGCGGCGGCTGGGACTGGGGTTGATCAAGCTGCTCTATCCCGGCATCAAAGACGATGCTGAACTAGGACGCCAGGTGTGCCGCGATATGGCCTTCACCACCCTGGGATTTGTGGTGATGCAGGCCCAGCGTCGGGTGGGGCAGCCGTGCTGGCGCTACTGGTTCGACTATGTGGCCGAAGCCGAACATGCCACCTATATCAACGGGGCGTGGCATGGCAACGAGGTGCCGTACGTGTTTGATACGCTCACTCTGGCCGAGCCCGCCCGGCGCTACGTGAATGACAACGACCTGGCCTTCTCAGCCCAGGTTGCCGATTACTGGGTCAACTTCGCCCGCCATGCCAGCCAGCAGTGCGACGCGTTGGATGGCCCGACGCGCTGGCCTGCCTGTCACCACGGGCGGGACGTGTTGCTACGCATTGGAGTGAATAAACATGCGGGATTTAAGCTTGAAAACCGCTTTATGCGCGCCCGCATGGCGCTGTTTAAACGGGTGATGAAGCACCACGTCAGCCTGGATTGA
- a CDS encoding VOC family protein codes for MANNITADDIRENFSQAMSAMYQQEVPQYGTLLELVADVNLAVLENNPKLHEQLANADELARLNLERHGAIRVGTALELATLRRMFAIMGMFPVSYYDLSQAGVPVHSTAFRPVDDAALCRNPFRIFTSLLRLDLIDNVALREQAAAILARRNIFTPRCLELIALHEAEGAFTPAQAEEFVQQALETFRWHRHATVDHETYQALHNEHRLIADVVCFPGCHINHLTPRTLDIDRVQSLMPEYGIEPKMLIEGPPRREMPLLLRQTSFKALEEPILFAGEHRGTHTARFGEIEQRGVALTPKGRELYDRLLNEAGTGKDNLTHQLHLQEVFQAFPDSDIFLRRQGLAWFRYRLTPAGESHRHSFGPGDDPQPLIERGWVVAQPITYEDFLPVSAAGIFQSNLGNETQARTHGNASRDAFEEALGCPVLDEFTLYREAEERSKRRCGLL; via the coding sequence GTATCAGCAGGAAGTTCCGCAATACGGGACGCTGCTGGAGCTGGTCGCAGATGTGAATCTGGCGGTACTGGAAAATAACCCGAAGCTGCATGAGCAACTGGCCAACGCGGATGAACTGGCTCGCCTCAACCTCGAACGCCACGGGGCAATCCGTGTCGGTACGGCCTTGGAGCTGGCCACCCTGCGGCGGATGTTCGCCATTATGGGCATGTTCCCGGTCAGCTATTACGACCTCTCTCAGGCCGGGGTGCCGGTCCACTCGACCGCGTTTCGTCCGGTTGACGATGCCGCTCTGTGCCGCAATCCGTTTCGGATCTTCACCTCGCTGCTGCGCCTCGATCTGATTGATAACGTCGCCCTGCGCGAACAGGCGGCGGCGATCCTTGCCCGGCGCAATATCTTCACCCCCCGCTGTCTGGAGCTGATTGCCCTGCACGAAGCGGAAGGGGCGTTCACCCCGGCGCAGGCCGAGGAGTTTGTCCAGCAGGCGCTGGAGACCTTCCGCTGGCATCGTCATGCCACGGTCGATCATGAAACCTATCAGGCGCTGCACAACGAACACCGGCTGATTGCCGACGTGGTCTGCTTCCCGGGCTGTCATATCAACCACCTGACGCCGCGCACGCTGGATATCGACCGGGTACAGTCCCTGATGCCGGAGTACGGTATTGAGCCGAAGATGCTGATTGAAGGGCCGCCGCGCCGGGAGATGCCGCTCCTGCTGCGTCAGACCAGCTTTAAGGCGCTGGAGGAACCGATTTTGTTTGCGGGCGAACATCGGGGGACTCATACCGCCCGCTTCGGTGAGATCGAGCAGCGCGGCGTGGCCTTAACCCCGAAAGGGCGTGAACTCTACGATCGCCTGCTTAACGAAGCCGGAACGGGCAAGGACAACCTGACTCATCAGCTGCATCTGCAGGAGGTATTCCAGGCCTTTCCCGACAGCGATATTTTCCTGCGCCGTCAGGGGCTGGCGTGGTTCCGCTATCGCCTGACTCCGGCCGGGGAGTCGCACCGTCACTCCTTTGGCCCCGGGGACGATCCGCAGCCGCTGATTGAGCGCGGCTGGGTGGTGGCGCAGCCTATTACCTATGAAGATTTCCTCCCGGTAAGCGCCGCCGGGATCTTCCAGTCGAACCTCGGTAACGAGACGCAGGCCCGCACCCACGGCAACGCCAGCCGCGATGCCTTCGAGGAGGCGCTGGGCTGCCCGGTGCTGGATGAGTTCACCCTCTATCGCGAGGCGGAAGAACGCAGCAAGCGGCGTTGCGGTTTGCTCTGA